A portion of the Cololabis saira isolate AMF1-May2022 chromosome 17, fColSai1.1, whole genome shotgun sequence genome contains these proteins:
- the sult6b1 gene encoding sulfotransferase 6B1 codes for MSVFHRTGSSSPLFLLQLFHFSLKETSNMASNPVASKIEMGKQMSDEEKLYRFNGVLYPSLMCPEANMRALDDIRAREDDVVLVAYPKCGFNWMVGVVRKIMGAATGTKVESKGPPLIEFFGPDIVKSTGEAPSPRFLGTHLHPDNIPPTFYEKKSKMLVIFRNPKDTLVSYYHFCNNNPVLPSLKSWDSFFSQFMSGDVPWGSYFDHISAWDKKMDDPGVMVVTYEELKKDLTVGIRQISQFFGFSLTEDQVQQIAGASTFSAMKETAVNSHGNMGNVIFRKGEVGDWKNHFTPEQSREMDEYFNKHLAGTRLGAKMDYQQYCQ; via the exons ATGAGCGTTTTCCACCGGACAGGAAGCAGCTCCCCActtttcctcctgcagcttTTCCACTTCTCCTTG AAGGAAACCTCAAACATGGCCTCCAACCCAGTGGCCTCCAAGATAGAGATGGGGAAGCAGATGAGCGACGAGGAGAAGCTGTACCGGTTCAACGGGGTGCTGTACCCGAGCCTCATGTGTCCCGAGGCCAACATGAGGGCGCTGGACGACATACGAGCCAGAGAGGATGACGTTGTGCTGGTGGCCTATCCAAAATGTG gCTTTAACTGGATGGTTGGAGTTGTGAGGAAGATCATGGGTGCGGCCACAGGCACGAAAGTCGAAAGCAAGGGGCCGCCGCTGATCGAGTTCTTCGGTCCAGACATCGTGAAA TCCACGGGGGAAGCTCCCTCTCCGAGGTTTCTGGGGACTCACCTTCACCCAGACAACATCCCCCCGACCTTCTACGAGAAGAAGTCGAAG ATGCTGGTGATCTTCAGGAACCCCAAAGACACCCTGGTCTCCTACTATCACTTCTGCAACAACAACCCGGTCCTGCCGTCTCTGAAGTCCTGGGACTCTTTCTTCAGCCAGTTCATGAGCGGCGACG TTCCCTGGGGGTCGTACTTCGATCACATCTCGGCCTGGGACAAGAAGATGGACGACCCCGGTGTCATGGTGGTCACCTATGAAGAGTTAAAGAAG GACCTGACCGTGGGCATCCGTCAGATCTCCCAGTTCTTCGGCTTCAGCCTGACGGAGGATCAGGTCCAGCAGATCGCAGGAGCGAGCACCTTCAGCGCCATGAAGGAGACGGCCGTCAACTCCCACGGCAACATGGGGAACGTCATCTTCAGGAAAG GTGAAGTCGGAGACTGGAAGAACCACTTCACTCCAGAACAAAGCCGTGAGATGGACGAATATTTCAACAAACATCTGGCGGGAACCAGACTGGGGGCCAAAATGGACTACCAGCAGTACTGCCAGTAG